aGGAGACTGGAATTCGGGTgggaaaatattgcaaaaaccCACCTcaggacaagaaaaaaaaaattatatatattattatttttagaaagacAAACGCttacaaagaaagaagagaaataaaaaagattgaAACCTAGACCTAATCTTAATAATCTATACAGTGATAAAGGTGGGCTTTGGGATATGATAGAAGTTTGTGGGTAGGGTGGGAGAATGTTGGAGAATTAGTAATATCAGAAGAACATATGGGTTGAGGATGTCAAAAATGTGGTTTTTGGGttgttattggtttttgaaatgtatttggagttcaatttcaatataaaTGTTTCTAGGACTTCaatattacaaattttatGTATCAGAGTAGTTCTACTCCAGGGTGGGTGGTTTAAAAAAGCTtttaagaatttattttggatTCTTTGCACTTTTATTTTGTGAGATTTAGCACACGAGCTCCAAACTGGTGATCCATAGGTTATTACGGGTCGGATTAGGGAAGTATATAaaagaagtttattttttaggtttaattttgaatttctatttaaaaaacagTAGAGGCTTCGGTATAGTTTTTCACATCTTATTATAAGGTTTTCAATATGTGGCTTGAAGGTGAGTCTTTTGTCTATGGTCATACCTAAGTACTTGACTTCGGTGCGCCAGGGTATGTTTATTCCATTTAattgaagatttttattgggtaatttacgatTACTAGTACAACGAgtgaaaaatattgcttcaGACTTGTTtgggttgatttttaatttccatttgttgcAATATTTCTGGTAGATAAGTAAGGAATTTTTTAATGAGTTAACTATTGTTTTCGATATTTTGCTACAAGTGCCGATTGCTAAGTCATCTGCATACTGATATTGTGTACATTTTGTCATTTTGGGTATGTCAGATGTGAAAATGTTGAATAGTAAGGGAGAAAGTACACTGCCCTGTGGTACACCAGCCATAGGTGTGTAATTATTGGATATGGAGTTAGTGATGTGTACGGCATTAGTTCTATTTGTTAggaaacttttaattaaatggaCTATATAGTTTGGATATccgtgtttaattaatttgtaggTTAAAGCGTCGTGCCAAATGGTGTCAAAGGCTTTTTCCATGTCTAGTAGTATTAACCCAGTTGATTTTTTGGAATCTCGATTGTGTGTTATATCGTTTTTGAGTCGGTGTAGTTGGTGTGTTGTGGAGAGACCGGGTTGGAAACCAAACTGTGAATTTGGAatgattttatgcatttctgAGTGTGTTCTTAGTCTCAAcgcaattattttttcaaatattttgctGAGGCAATTTAGCAGGCTAATAGGTCTATAGTTGCAAGCTTGACTCAAATCTTTACCAGATTTTGGAATGGGTACAACCTTAGCGTGTTTCCagttttttggaaaatatcCTAGTTTCAAACATGCGTTGAAAATTATGGAGATGTAGACAATAACGGTTCGTGGAAGCTGCTTTATGGTTCTGTAATTTATATTATCTGGTCCTGAAGaggatttgtttttagttgactttataattttaattatgtcTTTAGGTTTAATTAAATCGGTGGGAATTATTCTCGGAGTGGGGTTAGATtggaaaaactttaaaacagttgagtttattttattttctataggACTTGTACTATTTGATGTGGTGTTGTGCGCTTcttgaaaatgtgttttaattgcTTCGCTTTTTTCTTTAGGGGTCAAAAGCGTGTTGTTATTATGTTTCAGAACTGGAATACttttggattgtttttttattattttcacgaACTTCCATAActtactgttgttgttgtgttgaggGTTAATAGATTCAAGATTTTTAGACCATGCGGAATTTCTCAGTAAACACAGTCTGGCTTCAATTTCTCGCTTCAGGGAAAAGTAGGTGTTTTTATAATTGTTATTTAGTCTGTgtctttgccattttttcctgtatatatttctttgtttaattaaggaaataattgattgcggtatgaaaatattataatcACCCGGAGTGGAACGAGGAACGGCTATATCATGAGCTTGTGTTAAATTAGCTGTTAGTGTGTTTATCATGGTATCAATTGTAGATGGATGTGTGATCAGATTAAAGTCAATTCCATTGTGATTTATACTGTTTTTAAGTTGAGATCTGAACAGAGGCCAGTTTGCATTTTTGTAgtcaaagatttgttttttcggaaTTTTAGTCAAGTGCGTGTCGTTGATGGTAAACAAGACTGGTAGATGATCTGAGGTTAGATCGGTCTTAGTCTTTGGTTGGGAGAAGTCTTGGTTATTTGTAAGGATCAGATCTAATGTGGAGGGATTATTGTTGGGATTAGATGGAATATAGGTTGGTGAATCAGGATGGTTTATAGAAAATTGACTTATTTGCAATAGATCAAATAGGATTTTTCCTGCTTGGTTATTAGAAGCGCAATTCCACAGTCTATGACGAGCATTAAAGTCTCCACATATGAAGAATTTGTGCTTAAGGTTGGTTAAGGTTTTTATATCGGCTCTGAATTtagacatatttttatttgcacctGGATGATAAGATGCCACAAATGAAATTGGGGACCGACTGGTGTGAATTTTGATTCCAATAGCCTCTACGGTTTTGAGGTTAAAGCTGATATGTTGGCAACATGGAgcattttgcataaaaaaaaactgaacatTTTAACCCTCATTATCTTCGTTCTTTCTTCAGCCAGCACAAGGAATAAGCAATTGAAATTTCAAGTGTACAGCCTGACATCAAAGCTTCCAACACGGGCATCCTTTTGCACTCCGAATCTTCCCGGAACCGCGCTTGATGAGCCACTCAGTTTGCAGTTctggaaagagaaaaagaaaacatggtGCTACACGGGCCGTACTTAAACCACAACACTCTTGATGGCTACTCGCACAACACTTTCTTACATCCATCATCATAATCTCTGGGCACTTCCTCCCGTACAGCAGCACAGCACAAATAGCGAAACGGGAGGACTctcgacacacttccccgagAGTCGCGTTGTGCATCGCCGGGATGGTGCATCCCCGGAAATGGGCCACATTAGTGTAACGACGACTAGTGTACACTTACCTCTTTTCAGTTGTTTTTCGCGCTACTAACGTAACGCTGACGTTCCTAATAGCGCAGGAAATGAAACGGGAACGCCCGGGGACGCATGCAGACTGGGAGCCCAGCATTTGTTTCTTTGGTGGTAAAATGATGTTGCCTTTTTCTAGCTTGACCAAGGGGAGTGTGAGGGGGGTAGTGTGTAGCTTGTTGCTGTCGCCATAGCCATACCACATTACGGTTGTGTATGCTTTGTGCTTCACGGTAGGACCCACTGTAGGACACTTCCGGTAATGAGAGACAACTTAAAACTCGGTTCGGTGGCGGTTTCATGAAATAAGGACACGAAGATTTCTCGGATTCTGGTCCGGTTTTTACGGTACTCACGGGAGCTCCTAATGGGTGCTTTCAGTGATGGAACCTAATGGACAGGCGATGACACTTTTCATTCGGTGGGtgggaaaaacggaaaaatacCGGAGTAGGGCAAACGGTACCATACCGACCGTGGTTCATGTAACAGTTTTCAAAAATCAACCCCAACCGATAGTCTTACTATATTAACCTGTCAACGGCTTAATGGAGCTCGACTATAACTAAACATACCAAGAACTCAAGCAATGGAGACAGAGACTGTGCCCGGCATCAGTCGAAGGAACAGCTTTTGAAAGACACTGAAAGGAATTGCCGATTAGtttgtgggttttgtttctcAATCCCCAATCCCTTCTATTCGATCGGTAGTAATGACTGAAGCGGTCAGAAAATAAAACTGACATTTGGTTTAGCCGATCTAATCCTTTAATCTTCGAAACCGTCCATCACCGTCTCAGTGGAGATGGTTTACTTTTTCCGTACCTGTACTGTCGCTTGAGACTGATTGATAGGCTTTATCCCTGCCTCCGATAACTGGCCACTACTGATGAGAAAACAAGGCAACGAAATTAAAAACTCATCAGACTCGCTCTCGAGGCATCTCTGGTTGGCACATCTCATGGAAGCAAATCTTGCTTGATTGACGACCTGATGTTGCGATGTCTGCGGAGGAGAGTTAGCAACTGCGGGCTGTGGTGCGATGTCTTCCATTTAATGTTTCACTACAGCACGTTATAATGTGTGGTTTTTCTAAGaactttattttttccttgGATGGCAGGAGTAATAAAGAAAAGTTCTTCGGCAAAGTCAACGTGAAGTCGTGGTTGCCGTCAAGTACAGATCAGGGCAAATACAGAACCATCTGTCAACAAACTCTCAACACAACAGTGGCCGGCAGTTTGGGATTACTTACTGCGAATGACAATTTTTCTGCTTGAAGCATGAGATGTTACTACAACATTTGTCTAACATTCATGTCGGATATTCATGTCGTGTTTGTGGTAAAGTTTTATCAATTCCACTTCTTCAACAGTTCATATTACAACTAACGACGGGATGTTTTGTCCATAGCCTCCACAGCCGTCTTTCGATgggaatgttgaatgttgatgttgttgatgatgatgatgatgatgatgatgataatgttaTCCCTATCCTATCCCTGAATGGTACTTTTATCTGCTTCAAATGTTGACCAAGTACGCGCGCCTGCTTCCCGGAAGCGGGCTCATTTTCGCGCGTCCCCTTTATTAAATCGATTCATTCCAGCGTCAGCCGGCCGGATGGAAGATTCCGTTGGGTTATTTTGATGCATTTGATTAAAATCAAAGCCTAAAGCCGCTTCGGGAACGAAAATCTGGCTTCTTTGGCTCCTATACCTTCCCCTCCACTAGTGCTACAGCACTTCCGGATTGTGAATCCGGATTCGAGTTCGTCTGCGAAATCTGCTATTggggtgctttttttctttggggAGTTTGTTCAAATCGTTTCCGGTTGGTGTCGGATTTAGCTACAAGAATGGAAGGATGATGATCGCTGGGTATCGAGCAGAAATGCCAACTCATCAGTTGCAGAGGGTGATTCTCGGTACATTCGGTGACAGTTGAGTTGATAGTGGCGTAGAAAAGCAATGGCATTGTTCCGGCGGGGGGGAAAGAAACAAGATATGGCACATGATGATGGAATGACACAAGGCTTAATGTGGCGGAAGTAATGAGATTTGAAGGCGGCAGAATGCAATGGTCGGAACATGGGCAACCGTACGATAAACAGGGAAAAGGCGGAACAAACCATCGGAAGCGTTGGCACGGAATGTGCGGGCGATAGCGATGAGGACGTAGCTCATGAAGCCTGGAATTTACGCACCAGTGCAGTGTACACGATAAGAGCGCATGATGTGGATGTGGAATTATTTTTCCGggagaaaaacacattttgctATTGCTGTTCGTCGAAAAGTCGTACAAGGAAAAGAGCTTTCTTCGCTGCATCCAAACTGATATCGTGAGCCAGCCAGTTGAAACTGCAGAGTTTTATCATTTCTACCGTGCCCTTTGTTGATTTTTCCGATATGGGGGCTATAGAACGCGTGTAATAAATACAGTGTAATAAATTCTAAAACACCCGTCTAACATATAcaatattttccattaaatCATGTGTAGTGTATTACATTTTTCCAAATGATTTTGGGATTTATGTCGTGCAACGCTACTGTATATCACCATTATTGTGCGCTTTTGAGACTCGtcaaggtgttttttttgtgaacgAGAACAGCTATTAAATCTTGTgccatatttattttataatccTGTCAACCTAGTACCGAGTAGTTTGGAAGGATACGTTGCTTTTAAAGGAGACTCAGAGTTACTCATTGccaatttcatttcactttaCTCGTTCGAAAATAATCGCCAACGGAGAGCATCTGGTTTCACCGGCGATCAGATCGCTGGTTGAACCTCTGAACTGGTGACGATCGTTGGAAGATTAAACTTTACGACACCGAAGGAGGTAGGGCACTGGCCATACGGACGACGTCCATTATGAACACATCGACTATCGAGAACTATGAAGTAGGGAGGGTGTTGGTGCATCGTTGGTAACACTTGGCCTTCGCCGTTTGCGAGGACACTTCTGAAGCGTTTGCTGAAATGTTCTTACGATGAACTAAAACCCCGTGAGCGTAAGGCGTCTTTCTGTGCGGATTTGCTACCGCTGATGTCTATCGCATGCCGTGTGCTAAAGTAGCCGGGCTTTTCGACCCATTCCATTGAGAgaacaaaataagaaaaaaaaaagatgacgTGGAATGGAGTGTACTTTCTCATTTATAGGTTCAAGGATTACCTTCTTTTATAGATGCACTCGTAGGATGTACCGTCTGGTGCGCGCTACTACTGGCACTGGTTTTCACAATGAGACATGTGCTACAAAGGGTGTCCAACCCCGGGCACCATACGGCAACAGTAAAACTTCACCGACAGAGCGTCCATTTTCTTCGTCTATTGGAACAGCTCCAAAGTGACCGGAAAACGACCATCTTTCATGAGCTAGTTTTCCCTGGGTGGCGTGCAGCAACGGCCAAGAGTCTGAGCTAAACACACTCTTTAGCGTTACCATCGGCCGTAAAATTGAGTGGAGAGTGAGAAATAATTGCACTTTATTGTATGATGTGTCTGGCTTAGCGTGGGAGTCGGTACGAGATTATTAGTGCAACCAGTGTACGTCTCCAGCGGGAAGGTTGCTGTCAGGTTAAGAATTGGTTGTGATTTATGTTGGTCGAAGCTTGTGAGTTGTTGCTTTTCTGTGCAGCAGTATGATTACGTGCATTGTTAAAACTGATACTGAGCGTTGAACACCAATAACCACCCGTTTTAGAGGAAGAAATAAGGTGCTTTTCCTAGGAAAACCACCCTAAGCACTATTaatttgtatatattttttgtatggcATTAGTATACTATACAACCTAATGAAAACcgttgtttttcgtttcagaTTAAACTGTGCTGAATTGAGAAAAGCGTAATAAAAACCTTCATCGCGAATTAGCTAAAGTTGCGCACGCATTGTTCGCGCTGCCAACGATCTTTTTCAACGAGCATAGTGCCGCTACCATCCACAGCAGGCGATGGCGCTGTCACATGCGCTGTCAACTTTCAAACTGCCATAAATGTCAAAACAGTTCAACATCAAATTGGCGGCCATTCGGCATCACGAAAACGAAGTTTATTGGTTCAGTGGTCGCTTTTGTTTGGcttgttttcgtttggtttATTATCCACCGCTAGCGTAAACGTTTGACCGTAAAGCATGTCCCGAAAGAAGCCGGGCCCGGCCGATGCGGGTGCTGCAAAACGTCCGAAACGTGCCAACAATCTTTACACCAGGCCGGAGAAGATCCCACTCGGGACGATATTAACCGATGCGTTCAACGTACCGTGGAAGGTAGGACCATCGATCGGTACCGGTGGCTTCGGGGAGATCTACTGCGCGTACTGCTTTGCACAAGCTGCACCAAAAACGGTTGCCGAGTATCCCAACGTTGTGAAGATCGTAAGTATCatgtttgtttactgtttCATTCAAACATCTGTAGACATAACATTCCGTATATCATGCGCGCGCTTTTCATCCTAGGAACCGCACGAAAATGGACCGCTTTTCGTCGAAACACATTTCTACCGCAAGATCTGCAAGGTGGACGACGTCGAACGATATAGGAAGCTGCGCAAGCTAAAACACCTGGGCATGCCGTACTACCTTGCCAGCGGATCACACACATTGAACAATGTGAAGCATCGGTTTTTGGTGATTCCACGCTTTGGCGCTAGTTTGCAGTCGGTTTACATGCAGAACAACAAATGCTTGCCACTGTCTACCGTTTGTCGGGCTGGCATGCAGATGCTGGATGTGCTGGAGTACATCCATTCGAATCAGTATGTACACGCGGACTTGAAGGGTGATAACATTCTGTTTGGGATGGGTGATCGTGGCCGGGAGCGGTTGTATTTGGTGGACTTTGGCATGGCTAGCCGGGTCGTGCTGGAAGATCAGTTTAAGCCAGATCCCCGGAAGAAACACAATGGTACAATCGAGTATACGTCGCGTGACGCCCATCAGGGTGTAATGACGATGCGGGGTGATTTGGAAATATTGGCCTACAACATGATCGAATGGGCCGGTGGGTGTTTGCcttggaaggaagaaaaattgttgaaagATTGCAACAAGGTGCAGCAGATGAAGGAGGAAGGTATGAGTGATGTGGCTGGTTTGCTGAAGCAAAGTTTCCGGAAGCATGTATCGGTGCCGAAAGTACTGCAACCGTTTTTGGAGTTTGTAAACGGTTTGCGATATAACGAGACGCCCAAGTATACGGTTTGTAGTAAAATATTCGAAAAGGCACTCAAAACGCTTGGCGCCTCAAACACGGGAGTGCTCGAGGTGAGTATTGCCAGTGCATCAAACGTGAACGATTCTTCGGGACcgatgaacaaaacaaaaacaaagaaacgacGAACGCTGGACACATCCATTTCTAACGGGCTTGCTGACACGGTACCAAACACACCGGACGATGAAGAATACTCGACAAGCGTACGCACTCCCAAGCGAAAACAGAAGACACCCGCCATAAGTCCTTCGTTGATGACGCACACAAAGCAGCGCACTGTGAACAGATCGCACGCTATACCAGATACAGAGCCAAACACACCAGAGGATGACGAAGATTCGCCCGTGCTCTCACAGAGGTCCAAACGTAGATTGGAACGTTCCGATGCATCCGTTGCTGGACAAGCACGAATGAAAAAACCCCTACTGCCTAACCCAAAAACTATGGCTTTGTTGGACACGGTTCCTAACACACCGGATGAGGAAGAGGATCTTTCCCGCGCCCTGTCGAAAACGAGCCGAAAACTTAAATCTGACCCCGATGAGCTAGCGCCAAACCGTGGAAGGTACAATAGAAAGGTAACCTTGGATGAAGAACGAACCACGCGGCGCAAGGAGAAAACGCACACAATCGTGCAGAGTGCGTCATCGCAGGGCATAAACATACGCATCGAAACACCGCGAAAGAAGCGAACGGGAACCGTTCCTACTGAATCTCCCCAGGAAATCACCATCAAGCTAACGCTGAACGCGAATGTGTCGGTCAATACACGAAGCAAGCGGAACGGAACGGTCGTTGTTATGTCGCAGGACTCGAGCAGAAATGACGAATCGCTGGAAGCTTCGCAGGATGTTATCGATATATCTTCCGCTACTGAGGAGAACAACGTGTCCCGGAACTTGTTTGATGATTATTGAACTGACCGGGTAAGCCATCTTCTATTCGCTACGTTGTGTAAGTACGCTTTTACTATAATTGTCCATTTGGTGGTCGAATGCTCTAggtacaataaattaaaatgttgctTTTGTATGCGCgattataaacaaaacagctattttgttttgttccgcaGCTCGCTGGAGGATCTGCAAAAGTAGCGAATTATCAATATCTTTGGACAGGAAGCATGCTTACCTGCAACGGAAAACCATTGCAACATCCTTTCACGTAACAGTTTGCAGACCCGGAAGAATCATTCCCATAGAAATTATGCATCTCCCAGGAAGGTTATCCTGTGAGAAACGTTGGTTCTGTTTAGTATTACGATAGTCCAAACAAATGATTTAAGAAAAGCACTCATCATTCGTTATTGTAGTTCGGTGTGTTATTGTTCGCGAAATTTCTAGCGCTCTTGCAACGTTCAGCATTCTGGTAAATGAAGAATCAGTTAGCCTAGAGTCTACTTAAGTTTTCTGGAACTACTAAATGAGATATTGATGTATTTTTACATGACACTATCAATGTTGAACGATTAACAAAAGCAGACTAAAATGTACACAACTGATCGTCGCTTCatgaagtaaaataaacaaattgtcAAATGCGGCTATCTTCGCTGTAACAGGTACCCCGAAAAAACAATAAGttccaaaagaaagaaatataaTCACGTACAAAGTAGGAGTATTAATTAAAGTAGGATGATAAATCTAAATAGTTTACGTTCAATAGGCACGTTCTTTTGAGCACGTGTGAAATGTGACGGTCACTGTTTTCTAGCACCACGAACGATTTAATAGCCATTAGAAGCTTCGGAAATGAtaagtttttcttccttccgacataagtttaattttaataccCCCTTAACCTTCCGCTGCCAGGAATGTAGAgttgggagaaaaaaacaattaaaatagtAAATCACAACGCGTTCTCCGATCCGGTTGCGGTCCTAGTGCTTTTTTTACTCGGGTTGCCCCCTCTAAACTGTTGCTCCTCGGGCGTGACAAAGGTAAGTTCGCTTCACCACCAAAATCTCCATATCAGTGACCCGGAAATGGGATAATATCCTTATCCTCTGCTgctgttttatgtgtttgtaCGCAAggagcaaacaaaattaatagtGTGCACCCATTGGGTTAGGATAACGAAAAGGTGACAATGACACGCCAGCATCCCTAGGCCTAGCAACCGGAAATGGACCCGGTGCTGTGGGGTTCAATGCGGCGGACAAAGGACGTTGTTAAACGGGTTATCGTTTGAAGAGGgataaaatgtaatttttaatttcacttcCGCCTGCGCAGC
The Anopheles moucheti chromosome 2, idAnoMoucSN_F20_07, whole genome shotgun sequence genome window above contains:
- the LOC128308404 gene encoding serine/threonine-protein kinase VRK1 gives rise to the protein MSRKKPGPADAGAAKRPKRANNLYTRPEKIPLGTILTDAFNVPWKVGPSIGTGGFGEIYCAYCFAQAAPKTVAEYPNVVKIEPHENGPLFVETHFYRKICKVDDVERYRKLRKLKHLGMPYYLASGSHTLNNVKHRFLVIPRFGASLQSVYMQNNKCLPLSTVCRAGMQMLDVLEYIHSNQYVHADLKGDNILFGMGDRGRERLYLVDFGMASRVVLEDQFKPDPRKKHNGTIEYTSRDAHQGVMTMRGDLEILAYNMIEWAGGCLPWKEEKLLKDCNKVQQMKEEGMSDVAGLLKQSFRKHVSVPKVLQPFLEFVNGLRYNETPKYTVCSKIFEKALKTLGASNTGVLEVSIASASNVNDSSGPMNKTKTKKRRTLDTSISNGLADTVPNTPDDEEYSTSVRTPKRKQKTPAISPSLMTHTKQRTVNRSHAIPDTEPNTPEDDEDSPVLSQRSKRRLERSDASVAGQARMKKPLLPNPKTMALLDTVPNTPDEEEDLSRALSKTSRKLKSDPDELAPNRGRYNRKVTLDEERTTRRKEKTHTIVQSASSQGINIRIETPRKKRTGTVPTESPQEITIKLTLNANVSVNTRSKRNGTVVVMSQDSSRNDESLEASQDVIDISSATEENNVSRNLFDDY